ATTCTAATTTTGGCCAAGCCTTCTTTGGTCTCTTGAATAGCTAAGAAATCTTTAAAATAATCCACACTTTCAAGGAAAATATCGGACCTATTAGGAATGATATCTTTCCATAAACCAACTTCAGGATTTGAAACAGGAGCTTCTACCAATTTATAATTGACTGCATCCCTGTTAGTATAAATATAAAATTTATCTCCACCGGCATGATCTACACTGTATTGGACATTCTCCTGCATTGGATTTATCAATTTTGGTGTACCTGGACTATCGGCATCCAAATACATGGCATAAGAAGCATCTGTTCGTCCCGAACTGATAATGATGTATTTTTTGGACTTTGTCTTTCCGACTCCACAGTCCAACGTTTGATCTTTCTCTTCAAAAACCACCTCATCCTGCGTGGCATATTCTCCCAGAATATGCCTTTTGACCTGGTAGTTTCTCAGGGTTTTCATATCAGGAATTGAATAATAGAATGAATTGTTGTCATTGGTCCAAACAGCATTGCTCCTGATATTTTCAATTTTATCCGGAAGCATTTCGCCGGTCCGGAGGTCTTTGATCATGACGGTAAAAAAATTCCTGCCAACAGTATCCATGATGATTGCTGCTAGATTATGGTCAGGACTTACAGAAGTCCAAAAACTGAGAAATGATTTGCCTTTGCCCAATTCATTACCATCCATAATAATTTCTTCCGGAGCATCCAAAGAACCCTTTTTACGTGCATAAATGGGATATTCTCCACCTTCTACATATCTGCTGTAATAGTAATAATCGTCCAATTTATAGGGGACAGAAGAATCGTCCTCCTTGATCCTGCTTCTCATTTCATTGAAAAGCTTTTCCTGAAAACCTTTTGTATGGGCCATCATGGTGTCCAAATATTGATTTTCCGCGGTCAGATAATCGATTACTTTAGGGTTTTCACGCTCGTTGAGCCAATAGTAATTGTCTATGCGCTTATCCCCATGCTTAGAAGTGATTTCATAAGGTTTTATTTCAGCAACAGGTGGCTGAACATCAGGTAAGTTTGATGTCGATTTTTCTGGGGAACATGCAATACTCATTCCTATAGTTATTATTAAAATGATTTGGATTTTATTTTTCATAGTCAATGGAGGGTAATATAGTTATACTTTTTCTTGCCAGTAAAGCACCAAACCTGTTTAATCGTGACGGAAGACCGATGACCGATGAAACGGGCATTTAAAGATTTAACCATAGTGTCTATTTGTTTGGCAGGTTACAGGCAATATTATGTAAAATCATAAAGGATAATCAGCAAATATAGAAAATGGATTTTGAGTATTATCCTTAAAGTGGTTATTTCGGTCTATTCCCCTAACATCATATCTAAGAACTCCTCTTTGGAGACTTCGCCTAATTTGACTTTTTTATAAAAGGCAACTTCCGGGCATTGCCCGACCTTAAATAAGAGATTGGGTTAAAGCTGGTTTTTTGTGGTTTGGATTTCTTCTTTGCCATGGAGAATAGATTTAGAACTGAAAGGTAAATAGTTGGTTTTGAACATGGATATTTTACCCTTCAAAAGTTTTTTACTTTCTTTTTCCCAGTAAAACTATCCAAACATCAATTCCCCTCCCTAACCGCAGGCCTTGGAAAAGGCGGTGGAGTGATTTCTATCTTCTTTTCTTTTTCCAATAATTTCAGGGCTTCTTCCACACCACGCTCCAATTGAATATCTCTTCCCTCGGCAAATGATTTGGCATCGATAGGAACTTCTATATCAGGACCAATGCCTTGATTCTCCCCTATCCATTCATTGCGGATGGGATCAAAGACAGCATTATCCGGTGAGGTCATGGCACCCCCATCCACAAAACTGTAGTGCACCGAAGACTTAACCAATCCGCCCCAAGTCCTTTTTCCGATCAAAGGCCCTGCATTTTGGTTTCTGAATACCCAGGGAAAAAAGTCTCCGCCTGAACCTGCCAGTTCATTGATCAGCAATACTTTCGGTCCCAATATCCCGGCGGGTAATTTGAAATGCGGTGCACCCGGCACTTCATTGGTAATGGCGCCTCTTAATTTTCTGGTCATCAGGTCCACCATATAATCGTCCAATAAACCTCCGCCATTGAAGCGCTCATCTATTACGGCTCCGAGCTTGTCCTGTTGGGCAAAGAAATAGCGGTTGAAGGATTCAAATCCGGGTCCTCCTGTATTGGGAACCCAGACGTAGGCCAGTTTACCACCGGACAGTTCATCCACTTTTCTCCTATTATCCTCCACCCAAGCCCTTTGACGCAGACCTGCTTCGGAACCTATAGGAGATACCGTCAGTTTTCTCGCTCCGGTCATATTGGACAGACTGTTTACATGAATGATGGTCTGCTTGCCAGATGTCCCTTTGAATACCTCATAAATATCCATGGTAGCATCAACCTCCTGACCGTTTACGGCGAGTAAGTAATCCCCCACTTTTACATCCAATCCGGGTTGGGACAAGGGGGCGATGAGGTTGGGATTCCAGCTTTCGGCGGTAAATATCCTTTTGATCCTCCACTTGCCATTGGCGATCTCATAATCCGCTCCCAACATGCCTGTTGCCAATGTATCCACTGCCGGAAAATCCCCTCCAAACACAAAACTATGCCCAACGGAGAGCTCTCCGTTCAGCTGATCCAAAAGATAGGTCAGATCCTGTCGGTGGTGTATGTAAGGAATCAGGGGACTGTATCTTTCCCATACATCATCCCAATCCCTACCATGGGTCCTGGGATCATAGAAATAATCCCTTTCGTATCTCCATGCTTCGGTAAAAATCTGCTCCCATTCCTTCTTCCTGTCCAGGTCCATCCTCAGTTCCATCTTGACCAGTCCGTCAGATGGGCCGGGATTTTTGTCCACACTGACCACTTTCCAATTGCCCGAAGCGTAATACAGCAATTTTTCCCTGTTCTGCGAAATCTTCACCCGACCTACCCCTTTGGTAAACTCCTCGAGTTTTTTTCCTTCGACGGTGAATTTATGCAAGGTTAACCCAGGGGCATTGGAAGCAGCTTCTGCGAGGAAGGCAGTTCCTTTTTTCCCAGCCATAATAAAATTGTAGGACTTTACCGGAACAGACAGGGACAAAGTCCTTTCTTCCAAACCATCCCAGTCAATTTTTACACTTACCTCTGAATCCTTATTTTCCTTTTTGTCATCCTTGGCTTCTCCCTTTTTGGGTTCTTCTTTTTTTGCTTCTTCTTTTTTCACCTCTTCTTCATCACTCTTTAAGGGAAAAGGGGTTTTCTCCTCATTAGAAAGCACGATCAGGTAAGCCGCATGTTCGGGGCTAGCCGGGATAGCGGAAGTATTGGCCCAACCGGAACCCAAAGCCAAATTGGTACTTGCCAAAAAATACAGGTATTTACCCCCGGCATCCCAAGTGGCGGAAAAAGAATCTGCCAGGTTATTGGTCACAGGTTTGGTTTCGTTGGTATCCAAAGACCAGATATAAATCCTTCGGAACATATTTGGCCCGGTTTTGCTGTAGGACAGGTATTTGGAATCCGGGGACCATTCCAGTTTCATATTTCCCCGCTCTATGTTGATGCCACCGGAGTCGATGGTTTTGATCTCCCCATTGGCCACATTCAGGATTTTCAGGTAAACCTTATTGTCCACAAAGGCAATAAACTTCGCATCCGGTGACCAATTAGGTTCCCAAACCATTTTGGCATCTCCAATGGATATTTTTTTTGCTGGGCTCAATCCATCCTGAGAGGCAATCAACAGCTGATATCCTTTTCCATCCTCATCAGAAAACCATGCTACCTGATCTCCTTTGGGTGACCAAATGGGGTTTCGGTCGGCTGCACCGGAAGTCCTACTCAGGTTTCGGGGGCTGCCATCCTCCACTGGTACCGTGAATATTTCCCCTCGGGCTTCCAAAATAATTCTTTTGCCATTCGGGGAAAGACTGGCATTGGTTGCCCTCGAAGTCACTTTTTCCAATCTTTGTTCAGCCCAAGGAAAATCTCCTTTTACTTCAATGGGTATTTGTTTTGCGGTTCTGCTCTCAGGATTGAACAAATGCAGCAATCCGTCCTTTTCATAAATCAATTGCTCACCATTGCCTGATAGCCACATGATATCCGAGCCTTCAAGTTGGGTCAATTGCTCCAGGTTTTTATTTGTCGGATCATAAGACCAGATATTGCTCACCCAATCCCTGTCAGATAGAAAATAAACCTTATTGCCAATGACCACAGGAAACTTATCTGTAGTCCTTTCATTGGGTATAAACTCTTCGCTCAGGTCATTCAAATCTGTAATGATCAGCGGGGTATTCTGTCCACCCCGGTAAGCCCGCCAGGTTTCATCCCAACGGGATATGGGTTCGACCACCAATTTATTTCCCCCAAGATATGATGCTCTTACTCCTCTAGGTACAGGTATCGCCTCAGAGGGGCCTCCATTCACAGGGACTTTCCACAGCCTGCTATATCCTACAGGGGCCGTGTCCCTGCCACTTTCATAGATCACATAGGCTCCATCCGGGGACCATCCCGCAACCTTGGCATCCGAGGGATGCCATGTCAATTGTCTGGGTGTTCCCCCTTCGCTGGAGACCACATATACTGCGGTAGCACCCGTCCTGTTGGAACTGAAAGCAATCTGCTTCCCGTCAGGAGAAAATCGGGGATTATCTTCAATCGCAGGAGTACTCGTCAGCCTTTTGGCCTCGCCTCCCTGAATAGAAGCAAACCAAAGGTCGGCGCCATACACAAATACAATCTGGTCTTTGCTGATATCCGGCTGTTGTAGCAGACGGGTTCCCTGTGCAAAAAGCGTCAGGTGCGAGAATAAAATCAATGCCAAGGAAAAGCAAATTGTGGCGAGTGTGGAATGTTTGTCAATCATGGTGATGGGTTTAATTATTGGTGAATGCTTGGGTTTATGGAATGACCTGTTTTAAAATTTGACAGATGACCGATGTCCGATGTAGCGGGCATCGAAGGATTAAACCGTATTATCAATTAATTTGGGAGGTTACTGGCAACATAGGGTAAAGTCATATATACCTAGTTGAAATCTTTCAATTCATACTATTTCAGTTTTGGGTATTTTCAGGAAAATTATTTCAAGTGTTTCAAAAACGGTCATTTCCAATATAGTTAGGCTTATTACCACCTAAATTTAACCATTTATATTAAAAATCCTTTGTAAGTAGTGCTAACACTTTTATTCATAATGTCTGAACCAATCTATTTTAAAAAAGTGAGATTTGGAGTTAGGATTTAAAGAAAGGTTTTCGATAGTATCGAACAATAATTTTCGATAGTATCGAATAAATATTTGAAATTTTCATGGGAACCTGAATTCAAATTTCGTTTATCACCTTCTTTTATATATAAAGTAAGAAATAAACCAAAATGAAAGCATATAGGTTTTTTACAAAAGGCTGAATCCTGCCATAAGTCAAACATCTCCAAAGCCATTCCAAAGGCCCAAAAAGAAAATACTTCAACCATATCGGACTGACAATCAATTGAAAAATCCAGATTCCAATAACCAAATAATAAAGCTGGTAATATTCCCATTCCGAATATTGGTTGAGACCGTAACCAAAAAATACCAAAGTACAGATCACAGAATGCATGATGTAATTGGTAAAGGCTGTCTGCCCCACCGCCCTGAGCCCATTCATAAGAAGTTTGAAATATCCTTTTTGGTAAATTAAAATCACCAATGCCACATGAGCCATCATAATCAGGATTCTTTGGAAATCATAAATCAAAGACACCCAGTTGATAGAATGGATTTCGTAAAATGCCAATGCTGTTTCCACATTGGGAAAATGTACAGTATTGTAAACAAAAGAGAAAATCACCAAAGGCAATCCAATCCCATATCCTATCCAAATGGTCTTGATATATTGGGACTGGGTCCATTTCAAAGTAAGGAAACCCCATTTATATAATGCTATACCCAAAAGCATCAACGCCAACATGTCCCAAATGGAAAAAATCAGGTATTTGAACTGTCCATCCCAAGCCATGGGTCTGACATGACTGGCAACTTCTGCGTAACTTCCTTTCATTAAAGCTGTATGTTCTACCACTTCTTCTTTGTTTGGAATCATATCTTTTCGGGTTTCTTCCCAAGCTTCCATTGCAGCCAATTCTTTTTCGCCCAGTTCATTACCTGCGTCTTGTAGCGCCACGGCTTCTTTATATTCCAGGTATTCTCCGCGGATATTTTGCATGAACAAAGTATTGGCTACAAATCCGATAATGGCAACAATCGGTACTCCCATGGCCAGGTATTTGGGTTTCATTTTTCTGAAAAGAAATGCCAACATTCCGATAAGTCCATAGAAATAAAGGATATCCCCCATCCAAAGTAAAAGGTGGGCATGGGCCAAACCAAAAAGTGTCAACCATATCATCCGCTTGTAAAACAACCAAGTGGCCGATTTCCCGGCTTTTTCTTTGTTGGTGGTAAAAAGGATTATCCCCGCCCCAAAGACCATGGAAAACAAAGCGCGCATTTTCCCTTCGAAAAAAACAATATTCACAGCATGTACCCAAAAATTGGTGTTTGAAGTATCCTGATTCCATGGTTCAGTGAAATATTCTTCCATTGAAAAATAGGGAATGTTCAATATCAAAATTCCGAGAAGGGCTACTCCTCTTATGATATCTATGATATCTATTCTATTGATGAGGACTGAGGGTTTGGAGGAGTTGTCTACCAACTCGGTTTCGGAAGTGGTTTGTAGGGACATATAGAATTGTTTTAAAAAGATCAATTTTTAAAAGTACCTAAAAATCAAAAGGTTTACTATTACAAAATGATGTGATTTTCTTGAAATATCATTTTTTCTTTTTCAATTAAGAGCCTAACGAATCGTGCTAATCTAAGGTAAAAAGCCTTTTTGGTACCTGTCTGGTCATACAATGGATGCCACCCCCATTCGCATTGACGTAGGTGGCGTCTATGAACACAAGTTTTTTATCCGGATGAAGTTCTTTGAAAATCTGTTCGACCTGCTTTTCCTTTTCCGGGGAACTCCCTTGGGCCGTATAAGAGGGGATAATGATTTTGTCATTGGTGAATAGAAAATTCATATAACTGGTAGCGGCGACAAATTTTAAGGTATCCCCCTCTACAAAACCATTACTTTGGTAATACTTTCTTACCCCTTCCTTTTTCAATCTTTCTGCATCCAAAATCCTATCCTCTATGACATGCCCCGGCATTGGCAGTTTGATGATTTTGAAAGGCTCCCCATCCTGGTCTCTGGCATTTTTCAGGATTTCATAATTCCTCTCCATCCTCTCGAAAGTTGCTTTTTTGATGGGATTGAGGTCTTTTTCTGATTCGTCTACCCAAGCCAATAAAATGGTGTTTTCATTGACAAACCTTGCAAATTCATCCGTATGACCATTGGTTCCCCCTGATATATAATTTTTAAAAAATTCACCGCCCCCATCTTCAGCCAAGCCATCTGATAGCCATATCACATTGGTTACACCTAAAGTTCTTTGAAACTCCTCTTCAAAGTGCTGTTTTGTCAAGGTATCCCTCATTTCATCCGAGAGGTTTCTGAACAAAAAAGTCTCTGAAACCAAAAGGGAACCTTTGCCATTTACATCAAACGCACCCCCTTCGATAAACATCCAGGATTTATCGATTACTTCATTTTTTTCTACTGCTACCAAACTGTCTATCTGCATCATCAAACGGGTTTCTTTGATGGTTTTGGCCAATGATGCAGAATCAGCATCTATGTCGGTTTGCCTTTTGATATACCTGAAATATCCTGTATGGTTGAAATCTATGGCCTTTCTTTCGCCCTGACGATTGATCACAAATGCCGGGGCGCTATCCCTTGACCAGAATACTTTATCAGCTGGAATTTGGGCAATTTCTACCCTGTCCAAAGGCACCTCTAATTCACTCAAAAAATCATGTGCTGCCTGCTTCAGGCTGTCTGAAGTTACCCAAAGCACCACATCGATATTTTCCTGCAACTCCTTGATGATACTGGCAGTGATTATATGTAGGGTATCTTCTTTTTTCAAATTACCGTCCCACCCCATCCAGACAGCTTCCTGAGGTTCCCATTCGGCAGGAAAGAAAAATGCTGAAGTATCCGGTTTCTCTTTGCAGGAGAATAGAATTATTGAGGAGAAAAATAAAAAGATGATTTTTTTCATGGCTCAATGTAACAAGAAGTTCACAATTATCTGGTTTTCAAAACAATTTCACCTACTCTCCTACCCAATCCTACAGCCTTCTCTAAAAAAATATCCTGCACTTCTTTATTGGCAAAATCCCCTTCACCTGTAATTGCTGAAGCACCAAAAGCGGCTTCAAGTTCATCCCCTCCGACTATGATCATTCCATGAATCATCATTGATCTTATCATACTGAACATCACTGCTTCCTCTCCTATGGAAAAACCTCCGCCTGTGACGAAAACCGCTCCAATCTTATCTTTTAAAGGTCTTCCATCAAAGGGCCAGGAATTGATAAACTCCTGCACTTGTGGGGTCATATTGGCATTGTAGACAGGGGAACCTATAATGATGGCCGAGGCTTTCAGAATTTCTTCTTCAGTCACATCAGCTATTGGCTTGAGGATATATTCAAGCCCTTGGACTTCGGCTACACCTTTAGCAACTGCCTCGGCCATGGCTTTGGTTTTGCCGGATTCGGAGTGGTAGGTGATCAGGATGGTGGGGGGAGATTGGGCGACCAAAGCCTGTGATAAGCCAAGTAAAAGGTTCAAAAATAAATAATGGACTAATATTTTCATTTACATATTGATTAGACGCTAAAAACGATAAAATTACCCACTTTATACCAATAAAGGAAATTTTTAAAAGGGTCTCGGCAAGCTCGACCACAGGTGCTTTTTTAAAATAAGGCGGAGGGGAAGGAAATTCGGCAAAGCCGAATTTCCTTCCCCTCCGCCTACTACAACAAATATCCGGTCACCGAGCTTGCCGAGGTGTATTTCGCATTCTAAAAGTGGTCTCACCTCAAAATGATTCTTATCCATTTGTGGCCAATCTTCTCCAACAAAGCCATAAGCTGCCTGCCTCAGCTTGAAAAAAAGATCCTTCTTTTCTTCTTCTGGCATGTTTTTATAATGCCTTTGATAGTCTGATGACTGTTAAAATGTTTGGATGGAAAATGCTTTCTTATCCATTTTCATAGCAATAACCTTTTATTCCTTTCCAGGACCATGTCATAAACTTTAACTCCTCTTGCAATTGCATAATCCGATAATTTTGAGTCTGAGGTAATCAAAAGATCACATTTTTCCGCATAGGACAATAAAAGTGAATCTGTAATCCCAAGATCGAAAAAAGCATATTCTTCTGTAGCTTTTATGGATTCAATATACTTCTCAGTAGAGTTTTTGATGACTTGAGTGATTTTAAAAATATAAGTGCTTTTTAAATTTCCTTGGAAGTTGTTTAGAAGGTTATCTACTTCTGTCCAAACATTTGGTAAAACAATTAAATCCTTAATGTCATGAATCATTGCAAATAAATTATGAAAATCTTCTTCTTCATAAATAGATGTTCTCTTATGTGATCTAATTTGCTTGATATCCACTAATCCAATCATCAAAAGCAATAAAGCATTCGTATCAATCAATACCATTTCTAATTTTCAAAAATATATAATCCAAGGACTTCCTTATGTGAGTTTATTTTTAGTCTCTTATAAACTCTTTCAAATTCAAAATTATACGAGGGTACTAAAACTCCTTTTTTTGGGTTAGTATTTTGAACCAAGAATGAAACGACAATATCCCATTCATTTTTTGATT
This window of the Aquiflexum balticum DSM 16537 genome carries:
- a CDS encoding S9 family peptidase — protein: MKNKIQIILIITIGMSIACSPEKSTSNLPDVQPPVAEIKPYEITSKHGDKRIDNYYWLNERENPKVIDYLTAENQYLDTMMAHTKGFQEKLFNEMRSRIKEDDSSVPYKLDDYYYYSRYVEGGEYPIYARKKGSLDAPEEIIMDGNELGKGKSFLSFWTSVSPDHNLAAIIMDTVGRNFFTVMIKDLRTGEMLPDKIENIRSNAVWTNDNNSFYYSIPDMKTLRNYQVKRHILGEYATQDEVVFEEKDQTLDCGVGKTKSKKYIIISSGRTDASYAMYLDADSPGTPKLINPMQENVQYSVDHAGGDKFYIYTNRDAVNYKLVEAPVSNPEVGLWKDIIPNRSDIFLESVDYFKDFLAIQETKEGLAKIRIISTSDNSEHQIEFEEPAYYAGLGYNPGFDTNMLRYSYTSLTTPYSTFDYNMESREKTLMKEQAVLGDFNKENYQTERIMVPARDGKRIPMSIVYRKDLFKKDGTSPGWIYSYGSYGYSTEADFNSSRLSLLDRGFVYAIAHIRGGQEMGGEWYEDGKMMNKKNTFYDFIDCSKWLQDNNYVAKDKLFASGGSAGGLLMGAITNMAPELYRGVISQVAFVDVMTTMEDETIPLTTFEWKEWGNPNIKEQYDYMLSYSPYDNLEAKDYPHILATTGLHDSQVQYWEPAKYVAKLRTLKTDNNRLFLYTNMDAGHGGASGRFESLRELAREFAFVFDILGISE
- a CDS encoding S41 family peptidase, with the protein product MIDKHSTLATICFSLALILFSHLTLFAQGTRLLQQPDISKDQIVFVYGADLWFASIQGGEAKRLTSTPAIEDNPRFSPDGKQIAFSSNRTGATAVYVVSSEGGTPRQLTWHPSDAKVAGWSPDGAYVIYESGRDTAPVGYSRLWKVPVNGGPSEAIPVPRGVRASYLGGNKLVVEPISRWDETWRAYRGGQNTPLIITDLNDLSEEFIPNERTTDKFPVVIGNKVYFLSDRDWVSNIWSYDPTNKNLEQLTQLEGSDIMWLSGNGEQLIYEKDGLLHLFNPESRTAKQIPIEVKGDFPWAEQRLEKVTSRATNASLSPNGKRIILEARGEIFTVPVEDGSPRNLSRTSGAADRNPIWSPKGDQVAWFSDEDGKGYQLLIASQDGLSPAKKISIGDAKMVWEPNWSPDAKFIAFVDNKVYLKILNVANGEIKTIDSGGINIERGNMKLEWSPDSKYLSYSKTGPNMFRRIYIWSLDTNETKPVTNNLADSFSATWDAGGKYLYFLASTNLALGSGWANTSAIPASPEHAAYLIVLSNEEKTPFPLKSDEEEVKKEEAKKEEPKKGEAKDDKKENKDSEVSVKIDWDGLEERTLSLSVPVKSYNFIMAGKKGTAFLAEAASNAPGLTLHKFTVEGKKLEEFTKGVGRVKISQNREKLLYYASGNWKVVSVDKNPGPSDGLVKMELRMDLDRKKEWEQIFTEAWRYERDYFYDPRTHGRDWDDVWERYSPLIPYIHHRQDLTYLLDQLNGELSVGHSFVFGGDFPAVDTLATGMLGADYEIANGKWRIKRIFTAESWNPNLIAPLSQPGLDVKVGDYLLAVNGQEVDATMDIYEVFKGTSGKQTIIHVNSLSNMTGARKLTVSPIGSEAGLRQRAWVEDNRRKVDELSGGKLAYVWVPNTGGPGFESFNRYFFAQQDKLGAVIDERFNGGGLLDDYMVDLMTRKLRGAITNEVPGAPHFKLPAGILGPKVLLINELAGSGGDFFPWVFRNQNAGPLIGKRTWGGLVKSSVHYSFVDGGAMTSPDNAVFDPIRNEWIGENQGIGPDIEVPIDAKSFAEGRDIQLERGVEEALKLLEKEKKIEITPPPFPRPAVREGN
- a CDS encoding DUF418 domain-containing protein: MSLQTTSETELVDNSSKPSVLINRIDIIDIIRGVALLGILILNIPYFSMEEYFTEPWNQDTSNTNFWVHAVNIVFFEGKMRALFSMVFGAGIILFTTNKEKAGKSATWLFYKRMIWLTLFGLAHAHLLLWMGDILYFYGLIGMLAFLFRKMKPKYLAMGVPIVAIIGFVANTLFMQNIRGEYLEYKEAVALQDAGNELGEKELAAMEAWEETRKDMIPNKEEVVEHTALMKGSYAEVASHVRPMAWDGQFKYLIFSIWDMLALMLLGIALYKWGFLTLKWTQSQYIKTIWIGYGIGLPLVIFSFVYNTVHFPNVETALAFYEIHSINWVSLIYDFQRILIMMAHVALVILIYQKGYFKLLMNGLRAVGQTAFTNYIMHSVICTLVFFGYGLNQYSEWEYYQLYYLVIGIWIFQLIVSPIWLKYFLFGPLEWLWRCLTYGRIQPFVKNLYAFILVYFLLYI
- a CDS encoding agmatine deiminase family protein; its protein translation is MKKIIFLFFSSIILFSCKEKPDTSAFFFPAEWEPQEAVWMGWDGNLKKEDTLHIITASIIKELQENIDVVLWVTSDSLKQAAHDFLSELEVPLDRVEIAQIPADKVFWSRDSAPAFVINRQGERKAIDFNHTGYFRYIKRQTDIDADSASLAKTIKETRLMMQIDSLVAVEKNEVIDKSWMFIEGGAFDVNGKGSLLVSETFLFRNLSDEMRDTLTKQHFEEEFQRTLGVTNVIWLSDGLAEDGGGEFFKNYISGGTNGHTDEFARFVNENTILLAWVDESEKDLNPIKKATFERMERNYEILKNARDQDGEPFKIIKLPMPGHVIEDRILDAERLKKEGVRKYYQSNGFVEGDTLKFVAATSYMNFLFTNDKIIIPSYTAQGSSPEKEKQVEQIFKELHPDKKLVFIDATYVNANGGGIHCMTRQVPKRLFTLD
- a CDS encoding flavodoxin family protein, with amino-acid sequence MKILVHYLFLNLLLGLSQALVAQSPPTILITYHSESGKTKAMAEAVAKGVAEVQGLEYILKPIADVTEEEILKASAIIIGSPVYNANMTPQVQEFINSWPFDGRPLKDKIGAVFVTGGGFSIGEEAVMFSMIRSMMIHGMIIVGGDELEAAFGASAITGEGDFANKEVQDIFLEKAVGLGRRVGEIVLKTR
- a CDS encoding PIN domain-containing protein, producing the protein MVLIDTNALLLLMIGLVDIKQIRSHKRTSIYEEEDFHNLFAMIHDIKDLIVLPNVWTEVDNLLNNFQGNLKSTYIFKITQVIKNSTEKYIESIKATEEYAFFDLGITDSLLLSYAEKCDLLITSDSKLSDYAIARGVKVYDMVLERNKRLLL